Below is a window of Malania oleifera isolate guangnan ecotype guangnan chromosome 1, ASM2987363v1, whole genome shotgun sequence DNA.
TGCTTATtgccatttttaaaatattcttttcaaaattttaatgtcTGAGCATTCacttttaattatgtttaaaatgTATGTGTACAGAATGGATAAATCTGAAACAGTGGAAATTACTGCCTCATAGATGAAGAAAGGCGTTTCCTTTTAAATAGGAGATTATAGGGTGCAAAGTAGTGTTCTTTCCATGCGAACTTATTTGTTTAGTAAGCAGCGAAATCTCGCACTTTAACATTGTTTCAATTGCTGGTTTATACAGGGGGTTGTTTCTGGGAGCTGCATCATTTCATTTGTTTGTGATTCTGTTATGTACTCTTCTTTGCCTTGTCACATGTGGGCCCTGTTCTACAAGTAGGGTGCAACAGTCTGACGGTTACGATGCATGTGGGTCCCACAGAGACAGTTATCGTGCTGACTTTCAAGATATTTTTGATGGTGATGTTACTTCAGGTTACTATCCTGGTGATTCGTTGACTCGCCCAAGTCCTGAGAATGTGTGCACCAATTCTAATTTGTTTTGCTTCCCTTCAACATTGGCGGGTTGTCTATTTGAAGAGCATAAATTCAAACCAACTGCTTTAGAAGTTTCTGGGAGGcaatctgattctgaatcacccATGGGATCAGCTAAGTTCACCAGATGGACTAGTAACTCTAGCTGGTTAGCagattatggtatgtttaagttaTCAAATGGAAAGAGTGTTTCTTGTTCTCTGAACTCTGGAGAGACTATCAATTATATGTCATCGGGTTGGGCGCATAGTGCTAATCAAAATGATATTTCTTCCTGTAGAGGACCTGTACTTAACAAAATGGGCTCAAGCACTAGCCTAGATAGGAAATCTGAGATGATCAAGTCCAGTTTTTTGGAAAGTTCATCACCCTACATAGAAATAAATCCTCCTTTACTGGATTGGGGAGAAAGTTATCTTAATTTTCCTTCATTGGCTTCCTTAACGGTGGCAAATACATGCAATGACAGCATTTTACATGTCTATGAACCATTTAGTACCAATATACAGTTCTACTCATGCAATTACAGTGATTTTTTCCTTGGGCCTGGTGAAGTTGCGTCAATTTGTTTTGTGTTCTTACCTAGATGGTTGGGATTGTCCTCAGCTAACCTGATCTTGCAGACGAGCTCTGGGGGTTTTGTAGTTCAGGCTAAAGGGTTTGCTATTGAATCTCCTTATGGAGTACAACCTTTGACAGGACTGGATGTCTCTTCCAGCGGAAGATGGAGTAAGAATTTGTCTCTGTTCAATCCTTTTGATGAAACCCTCTTTGTCGAGGAAGTAACTGTTTGGATAGCTGTTTCTTTAGGGAATACTTCCTATTCTACAGAAGCAGTTTGTAGTTTAGAGAGTCTTCGGGGTTCTGATGACCTTCATTTGCTGGGTGGTAAGGAATGGTTGGATTTGAAAAGTGGTCGAGTTGATTTGCCACTGATAGCAATGAGGCCCCATGGAAACTGGGAGATTGGTCCTGGTAGCTCTGAAGCAATCATAGAGATAGATTTTGCATTTGATTCCAATGGAAAAATTTTTGGTGCTTTATGCATGCAGTTGCTGAGATCTTCACAGGATAAAACTGATACAGTCATGGTTCCTCTTGAAGCGGAATTGGGAGGGAAAGCAACCTTTGATGCTCTTTCAGGTTCTCTTTCTGTCTCACTTGAGGCTCTTGTGCCATGTGATGCCATGGAAACTGCTGTTTTTGCTCTCTCTCTTAGAAATCTTGCTCCTTACCTGGTGAGTGTTGTCAAGATTACTGAAGTCACAGAAAGCACAAAGCTTTTCCAGATCAAATACGTTGAAGGATTAGTTCTTTTCCCTGGCACTCTTACTAAAATTGCTGTAGTTACATATAATCAACCACTCATTTTGTCTGCTTTTCCTGATATGAATATGAATTCAAAATTACTCATACTGACAAATGACTCAAGTGGTCCTCAGATTGAGATACCATGTGAGGATATAGTTCGCATTTGTTCTGATCATCAACTGAGTTCATACATTGGACAAGTATATCAGTCTGAAAAGGTTGAATCTGGCAATGCAAGAGCAGGGTCTTTGAGCAGCAGCGCTGAATTGTCATCAGAGACTAAGGTATGTTGGTTCTCATCCCTGTTCATAAATTCTTAAGTTTTACACCTTTGTGAGGGTTGATGCACCACAATTGGCATTGAAGTAGTGCCAATGTGCCATGAATTGGGTAACTTCTTCCTTTGAGATCTTttagagctctctctctctctctctctctctctctctctctctctttgtgagTTGGGAAATGGCTGTGCATGATCTCTGGTATTTTGGTTTTAGCTGAAATATTTTCTTTGCAATTTTAGAAGTGCTTTGTTTTTCCATTGCAAGAAAAAAATTGTCTGGAAGGTTTTCTTTACTTGTATTCattcttcttgtttcttcttgAGCTAATATAATCTCTCTTAGAAGAAGGACTAACATTTGCTTCCGTTAGTATCTTGACAACACTTTTAAGGTCAAAATGGTATCCTAGTGCATGGGGCTTCTTCCAAAGTGGGCCCAGGGATTGGTGGCTACTTCCATGACTTGCACATGTGCCACTGAAATGAAGCAAGCTTACTAATATGCAATGTCACCCTTGGGCAACACCTTACCAGGCTTGTTGAAAAAAGTACCGCCTCTGTGTGCAAATTTATGTAGGGGTTCAATTTATTATGCTGTGTTGCTATTAATGGTTATCCGAAAAGAAAAATCAAGCCATTGAAAAGATTCAAAAAAAGAGAGGGAAATATTAAATTAGCAATTGAGGGGCTATGGTATATATGGGTTGCTTGAGTAAGTTGTAGCAAAATTTCTGTCAATTGAAATCTCACTTTGTTTAAATATTAGTACTTGCTAAAGTATGCATTGATGTGTTTGAGAAAATCCCTACATTGAAtgcattttttcatatttttacctATTGATTTGTTAAGTGGGAGGCAGTGATATACATAACTCATTATTATGAAATAGATGTTAAAGAGTGAACTGGTAAATTTTTAATTGCTTCTAGAACTTGAATTTAAACTAtgctttaaaaaaatttcatgcttTAAAAATGCTTacacattgttttttttttggaattggCTCAACCATAATTTGCTATGACAGTGAGGCAAGGAAGTTTATGCATGACTTGGATAAAGAGGTCAAGTATGTTAAACCAAGATATGGGATACAAATTCTGAACTAGttaatgtttattttatttacatCACCATTTTAGAAATCTCCACCCATACATTTTCAAGACATTTATGATTTCTTCTAAAAAGGAGTATTTTAGGCATGTGCTTGAGCTTTGGAGTGCATCTCTCTGAATAGTCGGGCTTGTATCCATTTGGAGCTATTACCATTCACGAAATCATTGTTGATCTTGATGTGAATGACGAGAGGGAAGGTGAACAGATAAAAGGAAtaggaaaaaaaaaggggggggggggggggaggaggagTAGCACCCAATGGGGACAAATAATGATTTCACCACCTATCTGTGATGCTTATCAGAAGATAGGAAATTTATAATAGTGgatttgtgtttttatttatttattatcttgaTGTTAGTGCATGTATTTTATGTGCTTTGCGTTCAGATAAGTAGTGTGCATAAGTTGCCCTCAATTGACATTTTAGTCATAGTCCAATGTATGAGAAGATGAAAAATACCCCTGCATGAGTGCTGGATTAAAAGATTTTGGGAGTTATCTGTTTCCATTCAATCAGCGGCTGTGCTTCCTCCCGTTTTCAATTATAAACCTGCCCAACAAAGGAAGCCAATAAGCCTTGTTTCTGTTTGCGCCTGCTGCTATGTCTTTCACCACCATTATTTGGCTGCCTTCTTAGTTTATCTTCATGAAATGATCTTGTTAAAGTGAGCTAGTGTGAgccatttaaaataaatttacgCATGATTAGGTTAATCTATTTGAACTTATGTGCTCAAAGGAATTGTTTTTTCTGCTAGATTGATAAAAATCAATTTGAACTTGTATGCTTGATGTGAAGTTTTTGAGGGTTTAACCAtcaaatcaaatgatcaattgCTCTGTAGTGTTCTTTACCACATCTGTTTTAATAACCCAAACCAGATGTAATATCATCAGCTATTTTAGATAGTAGTTTTCTTCCTCCAGATTTCTTTGATCATTGTTTTCCTTCTTGGCTACAGTTATATATCACAGATAATATGCTTGAATGGAgtttattttgttcttttttaCTCACATATACAGATATGTTCTTAATAACCATTATGCTTCTTTCAACTTGTATTTGAAGGCGCTGGATATAGCAGAAGCAGATGAACTGGTACTGGGAAACTGGAAATCTCAAGCAACAACAAATGGCATGTCTGTGCTTGATGATCATGAGGTTTTATTCCCAATGGTTCAGGTTGGAGCCCATCACTCGAAGTGGATCACTGTCAAAAACCCAAGCCAACAACCTGTTGTAATTCAGCTCATTCTGAACTCAGGAGAAATTATTGATGAATGTAGGGATTCAGATGGACCTTTCCAGCCCTCTTCATCTGGTAGTTTGGTTCGTAGTGAGTCTGCTGCACCAACAAGGTATGGGTTCTCAATGGCTGAAAGTGCACTGACAGAGGCTTATGTCCATCCTCATGGCAGAGCATGTATTGGGCCAATTTCTTTTCATCCATCAAATCGATGTGGCTGGAGAAGCTCAGCCCTGATAAGAAACAATCTTTCTGGTGTGGAGTGGTTATCTTTGCGAGGATTTGGAGGGTTACCTTCTTTGGTTCTGCTCGAGGAGTCTGAGCCTGTTCAGAGCTTAGAATTCAACCTTAACTTACCTATTCCTTTTAATATTTCTTCTCCAGGCTTGTTATTTTACAAGGAAGAAACCTCTAATGGTTGTTCCCAGCCATTAACAAAAGAGATTTTCGCAAAAAACACAGGAGATTTGCCCCTGGAAGTGAGGAGAATTGAAGTTTCTGGGACAGAGTGTGGCTTGGATGGTTTTATGGTACATACTTGTAAAGGTTTTGCTCTTGAACCTGGGGAGTCAACAGCACTTCTGATATCATACCAAGCTGATTTTTCTGCTGCTACAGTTTGCAGAGATCTTGAACTTGGATTGGCCACTGGTATTCTTGTGATACCCATGAAGGCAAGTCTCCCTATGTACATGCTTAATCTCTGTGAACGATCTGTATTCTGGAAGCGAGTGAAGAAGTCTTCCATGGTTGCCTTCCTTGCTGCTTCCTTAATGTTTCTGGTATTCTGTTTCTTGCTTCCCCAACTTATGGCCTTGGGCGCCCAAGATGATCTGTTCAAGAGTGAGAAAAGTTCCATTGCCACCACTAGGAATACAGGACAGCCTTCTCGTGTACATCACAACCAGAGAAATAGTAAATTGTCTGTGTCTTCTAAAATGGATGGCTTGTTGAGGTCAGAAGAGGATGACAGGTCTGGAATGCTAGGACCTATCAGTAGTTATTCTGATGGGCAATTTGGGAACCAAGAACTAGAGGTAACTGCTCAATATGTGAAA
It encodes the following:
- the LOC131165788 gene encoding uncharacterized protein LOC131165788 isoform X2; the protein is MLAEMLETVKVRARPHLSVFIHGGLFLGAASFHLFVILLCTLLCLVTCGPCSTSRVQQSDGYDACGSHRDSYRADFQDIFDGDVTSGYYPGDSLTRPSPENVCTNSNLFCFPSTLAGCLFEEHKFKPTALEVSGRQSDSESPMGSAKFTRWTSNSSWLADYGMFKLSNGKSVSCSLNSGETINYMSSGWAHSANQNDISSCRGPVLNKMGSSTSLDRKSEMIKSSFLESSSPYIEINPPLLDWGESYLNFPSLASLTVANTCNDSILHVYEPFSTNIQFYSCNYSDFFLGPGEVASICFVFLPRWLGLSSANLILQTSSGGFVVQAKGFAIESPYGVQPLTGLDVSSSGRWSKNLSLFNPFDETLFVEEVTVWIAVSLGNTSYSTEAVCSLESLRGSDDLHLLGGKEWLDLKSGRVDLPLIAMRPHGNWEIGPGSSEAIIEIDFAFDSNGKIFGALCMQLLRSSQDKTDTVMVPLEAELGGKATFDALSGSLSVSLEALVPCDAMETAVFALSLRNLAPYLVSVVKITEVTESTKLFQIKYVEGLVLFPGTLTKIAVVTYNQPLILSAFPDMNMNSKLLILTNDSSGPQIEIPCEDIVRICSDHQLSSYIGQVYQSEKVESGNARAGSLSSSAELSSETKALDIAEADELVLGNWKSQATTNGMSVLDDHEVLFPMVQVGAHHSKWITVKNPSQQPVVIQLILNSGEIIDECRDSDGPFQPSSSGSLVRSESAAPTRYGFSMAESALTEAYVHPHGRACIGPISFHPSNRCGWRSSALIRNNLSGVEWLSLRGFGGLPSLVLLEESEPVQSLEFNLNLPIPFNISSPGLLFYKEETSNGCSQPLTKEIFAKNTGDLPLEVRRIEVSGTECGLDGFMVHTCKGFALEPGESTALLISYQADFSAATVCRDLELGLATGILVIPMKASLPMYMLNLCERSVFWKRVKKSSMVAFLAASLMFLVFCFLLPQLMALGAQDDLFKSEKSSIATTRNTGQPSRVHHNQRNSKLSVSSKMDGLLRSEEDDRSGMLGPISSYSDGQFGNQELEVTAQYVKPYLRNHGQINGWADTQKERALPSSSLSKSGGVESSDPLEASQSGDLVVRIGKDKRRKRRKRKGAGSGLTGLFEVSSSQSGNSTPSSPLSPVTSLTPKQSWSLSPDVDQHIDARNPFSHMANQSSKKGQVLEPAKANVLKARVSLKSSNNFLSTLEQPSEPRKTSIKPVAMPSTTLPCEHRPASSVSSHSPFLASSSTIALDARAPGSKLYSQKAVQAEERAEHEDEFTYDIWGDHFSGLHLIGRSKELSALISSATESNSDSFFSRGPQALVMKSQPISIQISGYGAFFSSLLVEAAQCMRPLGRVRCKMIFRS
- the LOC131165788 gene encoding uncharacterized protein LOC131165788 isoform X3; this encodes MLAEMLETVKVRARPHLSVFIHGGLFLGAASFHLFVILLCTLLCLVTCGPCSTSRVQQSDGYDACGSHRDSYRADFQDIFDGDVTSGYYPGDSLTRPSPENVCTNSNLFCFPSTLAGCLFEEHKFKPTALEVSGRQSDSESPMGSAKFTRWTSNSSWLADYGMFKLSNGKSVSCSLNSGETINYMSSGWAHSANQNDISSCRGPVLNKMGSSTSLDRKSEMIKSSFLESSSPYIEINPPLLDWGESYLNFPSLASLTVANTCNDSILHVYEPFSTNIQFYSCNYSDFFLGPGEVASICFVFLPRWLGLSSANLILQTSSGGFVVQAKGFAIESPYGVQPLTGLDVSSSGRWSKNLSLFNPFDETLFVEEVTVWIAVSLGNTSYSTEAVCSLESLRGSDDLHLLGGKEWLDLKSGRVDLPLIAMRPHGNWEIGPGSSEAIIEIDFAFDSNGKIFGALCMQLLRSSQDKTDTVMVPLEAELGGKATFDALSGSLSVSLEALVPCDAMETAVFALSLRNLAPYLVSVVKITEVTESTKLFQIKYVEGLVLFPGTLTKIAVVTYNQPLILSAFPDMNMNSKLLILTNDSSGPQIEIPCEDIVRICSDHQLSSYIGQVYQSEKVESGNARAGSLSSSAELSSETKALDIAEADELVLGNWKSQATTNGMSVLDDHEVLFPMVQVGAHHSKWITVKNPSQQPVVIQLILNSGEIIDECRDSDGPFQPSSSGSLVRSESAAPTRYGFSMAESALTEAYVHPHGRACIGPISFHPSNRCGWRSSALIRNNLSGVEWLSLRGFGGLPSLVLLEESEPVQSLEFNLNLPIPFNISSPGLLFYKEETSNGCSQPLTKEIFAKNTGDLPLEVRRIEVSGTECGLDGFMVHTCKGFALEPGESTALLISYQADFSAATVCRDLELGLATGILVIPMKASLPMYMLNLCERSVFWKRVKKSSMVAFLAASLMFLVFCFLLPQLMALGAQDDLFKSEKSSIATTRNTGQPSRVHHNQRNSKLSVSSKMDGLLRSEEDDRSGMLGPISSYSDGQFGNQELEVTAQYVKPYLRNHGQINGWADTQKERALPSSSLSKSGGVESSDPLEASQSGDLVVRIGKDKRRKRRKRKGAGSGLTGLFEVSSSQSGNSTPSSPLSPVTSLTPKQSWSLSPDVDQHIDARNPFSHMANQSSKKGQVLEPAKANVLKARVSLKSSNNFLSTLEQPSEPRKTSIKPVAMPSTTLPCEHRPASSVSSHSPFLASSSTIALDARAPGSKLYSQKAVQAEERAEHEDEFTYDIWGDHFSGLHLIGRSKELSALISSATESNSDSFFSRGPQALVMKSQPISLLHPKFH
- the LOC131165788 gene encoding uncharacterized protein LOC131165788 isoform X1; protein product: MLAEMLETVKVRARPHLSVFIHGGLFLGAASFHLFVILLCTLLCLVTCGPCSTSRVQQSDGYDACGSHRDSYRADFQDIFDGDVTSGYYPGDSLTRPSPENVCTNSNLFCFPSTLAGCLFEEHKFKPTALEVSGRQSDSESPMGSAKFTRWTSNSSWLADYGMFKLSNGKSVSCSLNSGETINYMSSGWAHSANQNDISSCRGPVLNKMGSSTSLDRKSEMIKSSFLESSSPYIEINPPLLDWGESYLNFPSLASLTVANTCNDSILHVYEPFSTNIQFYSCNYSDFFLGPGEVASICFVFLPRWLGLSSANLILQTSSGGFVVQAKGFAIESPYGVQPLTGLDVSSSGRWSKNLSLFNPFDETLFVEEVTVWIAVSLGNTSYSTEAVCSLESLRGSDDLHLLGGKEWLDLKSGRVDLPLIAMRPHGNWEIGPGSSEAIIEIDFAFDSNGKIFGALCMQLLRSSQDKTDTVMVPLEAELGGKATFDALSGSLSVSLEALVPCDAMETAVFALSLRNLAPYLVSVVKITEVTESTKLFQIKYVEGLVLFPGTLTKIAVVTYNQPLILSAFPDMNMNSKLLILTNDSSGPQIEIPCEDIVRICSDHQLSSYIGQVYQSEKVESGNARAGSLSSSAELSSETKALDIAEADELVLGNWKSQATTNGMSVLDDHEVLFPMVQVGAHHSKWITVKNPSQQPVVIQLILNSGEIIDECRDSDGPFQPSSSGSLVRSESAAPTRYGFSMAESALTEAYVHPHGRACIGPISFHPSNRCGWRSSALIRNNLSGVEWLSLRGFGGLPSLVLLEESEPVQSLEFNLNLPIPFNISSPGLLFYKEETSNGCSQPLTKEIFAKNTGDLPLEVRRIEVSGTECGLDGFMVHTCKGFALEPGESTALLISYQADFSAATVCRDLELGLATGILVIPMKASLPMYMLNLCERSVFWKRVKKSSMVAFLAASLMFLVFCFLLPQLMALGAQDDLFKSEKSSIATTRNTGQPSRVHHNQRNSKLSVSSKMDGLLRSEEDDRSGMLGPISSYSDGQFGNQELEVTAQYVKPYLRNHGQINGWADTQKERALPSSSLSKSGGVESSDPLEASQSGDLVVRIGKDKRRKRRKRKGAGSGLTGLFEVSSSQSGNSTPSSPLSPVTSLTPKQSWSLSPDVDQHIDARNPFSHMANQSSKKGQVLEPAKANVLKARVSLKSSNNFLSTLEQPSEPRKTSIKPVAMPSTTLPCEHRPASSVSSHSPFLASSSTIALDARAPGSKLYSQKAVQAEERAEHEDEFTYDIWGDHFSGLHLIGRSKELSALISSATESNSDSFFSRGPQALVMKSQPISVYLASLRCVVLWCIGHTLSNDRKPLATCVHYSILEILFISLVQLYTSWLNSWTFTLEKHLIPQTFVC